A genomic region of Homo sapiens chromosome 4, GRCh38.p14 Primary Assembly contains the following coding sequences:
- the ERVMER34-1 gene encoding endogenous retroviral envelope protein HEMO precursor, giving the protein MGSLSNYALLQLTLTAFLTILVQPQHLLAPVFRTLSILTNQSNCWLCEHLDNAEQPELVFVPASASTWWTYSGQWMYERVWYPQAEVQNHSTSSYRKVTWHWEASMEAQGLSFAQVRLLEGNFSLCVENKNGSGPFLGNIPKQYCNQILWFDSTDGTFMPSIDVTNESRNDDDDTSVCLGTRQCSWFAGCTNRTWNSSAVPLIGLPNTQDYKWVDRNSGLTWSGNDTCLYSCQNQTKGLLYQLFRNLFCSYGLTEAHGKWRCADASITNDKGHDGHRTPTWWLTGSNLTLSVNNSGLFFLCGNGVYKGFPPKWSGRCGLGYLVPSLTRYLTLNASQITNLRSFIHKVTPHRCTQGDTDNPPLYCNPKDNSTIRALFPSLGTYDLEKAILNISKAMEQEFSATKQTLEAHQSKVSSLASASRKDHVLDIPTTQRQTACGTVGKQCCLYINYSEEIKSNIQRLHEASENLKNVPLLDWQGIFAKVGDWFRSWGYVLLIVLFCLFIFVLIYVRVFRKSRRSLNSQPLNLALSPQQSAQLLVSETSCQVSNRAMKGLTTHQYDTSLL; this is encoded by the coding sequence ATGGGCTCCCTTTCAAACTATGCCCTGCTTCAACTAACCCTTACTGCTTTTTTGACAATTCTAGTACAACCTCAGCACCTGCTTGCTCCAGTTTTCCGGACACTATCTATCTTGACTAATCAGTCTAATTGCTGGTTATGTGAACATCTAGATAATGCAGAACAACCCGAACTAGTTTTTGTTCCTGCCAGTGCAAGCACCTGGTGGACCTATTCTGGACAATGGATGTATGAAAGGGTGTGGTATCCACAAGCAGAAGTACAGAATCACTCTACTTCCTCCTATCGTAAAGTGACTTGGCACTGGGAAGCCTCCATGGAAGCTCAAGGTCTATCCTTTGCTCAAGTAAGGTTATTGGAGGGAAATTTTTCTCTTTgcgtagaaaataaaaatggcagtGGACCCTTCCTAGGTAATATACCTAAACAATACTGTAATCAAATACTATGGTTTGATTCTACAGATGGCACCTTCATGCCCTCTATAGATGTTACAAATGAATCCAGGAACGATGATGATGATACAAGTGTTTGCCTAGGCACTAGACAATGTTCCTGGTTTGCAGGTTGCACAAACCGGACCTGGAACAGCTCAGCTGTTCCCTTGATTGGTCTGCCCAATACCCAAGACTACAAATGGGTAGATCGAAATTCTGGATTGACCTGGTCAGGTAATGACACCTGTCTCTATAGCtgccaaaaccaaaccaaaggcCTTCTGTACCAGCTATTTCGCAACCTATTTTGCTCTTATGGCCTGACAGAGGCACATGGGAAATGGAGATGTGCAGATGCCAGCATAACTAATGACAAAGGTCATGATGGACACCGGACCCCCACCTGGTGGCTCACAGGTTCCAATCTGACCTTGTCTGTGAACAactctggcctcttttttttgtgCGGCAATGGGGTGTACAAAGGGTTTCCACCTAAATGGTCTGGGCGATGTGGACTTGGGTATCTTGTACCTTCCCTCACCAGATACCTCACCTTAAATGCTAGCCAAATTACAAACCTGAGATCCTTCATTCATAAAGTAACACCGCATAGATGCACCCAAGGAGACACAGACAATCCACCTCTGTATTGCAACCCCAAGGACAATTCAACAATAAGGGCCCTTTTTCCAAGTTTGGGAACTTATGATTTAGAAAAGGCAATTCTAAACATTTCCAAAGCAATGGAACAGGAATTCAGTGCCACTAAGCAGACCTTGGAAGCACACCAATCAAAAGTTAGCAGTTTAGCCTCTGCATCCCGAAAGGATCATGTCTTGGATATACCGACCACCCAACGACAAACGGCTTGTGGAACTGTTGGCAAACAGTGTTGCCTCTATATAAATTATTCGGAAGAAATAAAGTCTAATATACAGCGTCTCCACGAAGCATCCGAGAACCTGAAGAATGTACCGTTACTTGATTGGCAAGGCATATTTGCAAAAGTGGGAGACTGGTTCAGATCATGGGGCTATGTGCTTTTAATTGTTCTTTTCtgcttattcatctttgttttaatcTATGTTCGTGTCTTTCGCAAATCTCGCAGATCCCTTAACTCCCAACCTCTGAACCTAGCCTTATCTCCACAGCAATCAGCACAGCTCCTTGTCAGTGAAACTTCATGTCAAGTTTCAAATAGGGCAATGAAGGGACTAACAACCCATCAATATGACACAAGTCTACTTTGA